Proteins from a single region of Seriola aureovittata isolate HTS-2021-v1 ecotype China chromosome 9, ASM2101889v1, whole genome shotgun sequence:
- the las1l gene encoding ribosomal biogenesis protein LAS1L codes for MKKRSSEKKRHVVAWVNKAEWDQVLEYLYSKDPALQRFALQRISAWKCRYASSCPVAVDCTADLVRCQVLDRSGQLDGGDLVLLYGAALVRFVNLITERQQGRVARPLRRLAGNLNIPEWIVDLRHDFTHRKLPTLKWCRKGCKVVLEWLQHEYWSRQLGGGPNEDWESQSDGEDEEIDLKRQDDELIARQKEMEAYKNARGLLISFEKEQFQAFGGLPEDREKSLWPAPFAEMSWLLGEIKQFALESSDLLMDVLLEDGFLVPTVEQLEILGCETYASASPSPTEPRLPQTFLRFWLPLLKMLNSPAFVHLLLEKLFVELKLLTKDQNSHRAFYLSAWISEVMLCNSNKFEYHFETKGQRKARMKDRIFVNRIQLRWQQLLSACLDAPCISTPHLLQLILDDMEHPLPLETRQRLLQLCSIYTQTTHSEFDPSPEQKQQPIYTLESLHEKLQHSRHHSHPWRSRAESERSESSQEYKGADVQAEKAKLLRGSPWQLCADKVLWKNYPLGKVPGQSDDPSSLMVENYSTMTVFDQPVEMESNTTYSVPGVSAPVRTADGLLWNHSDVNKLKSGLQLF; via the coding sequence ATGAAGAAAAGGAGCTCAGAGAAAAAACGCCATGTGGTTGCCTGGGTCAACAAAGCTGAGTGGGATCAGGTTCTAGAGTATCTTTACTCCAAGGATCCCGCCTTACAGAGGTTTGCACTGCAGAGGATATCAGCTTGGAAATGCAGGTATGCCAGCAGCTGTCCCGTGGCAGTGGACTGCACAGCGGACCTGGTGAGGTGCCAGGTGCTCGACCGGTCAGGACAGCTGGACGGAGGTGATCTGGTCCTGCTCTATGGAGCGGCTCTGGTGAGGTTTGTCAACCTGATCACTGAGCGACAGCAGGGGAGAGTAGCCCGACCACTGAGGCGGCTGGCTGGGAACTTGAACATCCCAGAGTGGATTGTAGACCTGAGGCATGATTTCACTCACAGGAAGCTCCCTACCTTGAAATGGTGTAGAAAGGGATGTAAGGTGGTTCTGGAGTGGCTCCAGCACGAGTACTGGTCCAGGCAGTTGGGAGGAGGGCCTAATGAGGATTGGGAATCACAGTCAGATGGAGAAGATGAGGAGATTGACCTAAAACGCCAAGATGATGAGCTCATTGCAAGGCAAAAAGAAATGGAAGCCTACAAGAATGCTCGGGGACTTCTGATTTCTTTTGAAAAAGAGCAGTTCCAGGCTTTCGGCGGACTtcctgaagacagagagaagagctTGTGGCCAGCCCCCTTTGCAGAAATGAGCTGGTTACTTGGGGAGATCAAGCAATTTGCTTTGGAGTCAAGTGATTTGCTGATGGATGTGTTGTTGGAGGATGGATTTCTGGTTCCTACTGTTGAGCAACTAGAAATATTAGGCTGTGAAACCTATGCTAGCGCCAGTCCCAGTCCCACTGAACCCAGACTCCCTCAAACTTTCCTGCGTTTTTGGTTGCCCCTCCTGAAGATGCTCAACTCACCAGCCTTTGTTCACCTGCTCCTGGAGAAGCTCTTTGTTGAACTCAAGCTGCTCACCAAAGACCAGAATAGTCACAGGGCTTTCTACCTTTCTGCTTGGATTTCAGAAGTCATGCTCTGTAACAGCAACAAATTTGAATACCATTTTGAAAcaaagggacagaggaaggcCAGAATGAAGGACAGGATTTTTGTAAACCGCATCCAGCTGCGgtggcagcagctgctctcgGCATGCCTGGATGCTCCTTGTATCAGCACGCCTCACTTGCTCCAGTTAATCCTGGATGATATGGAGCATCCTCTCCCTCTGGAAACCAGACAGAGGCTGCTTCAGCTCTGCTCCATCtacacacagaccacacactCAGAATTTGATCCCTCTCCAGAGCAGAAACAACAGCCCATATACACACTGGAGAGTCtgcatgagaagctgcagcattCACGGCACCACAGCCATCCTTGGCGTTCCAGGGCTGAGTCAGAGAGGAGCGAGTCTTCCCAGGAGTACAAGGGGGCAGATGTTCAGGCGGAAAAGGCAAAGTTGCTCAGAGGGTCTCCATGGCAGCTGTGTGCTGATAAAGTTTTGTGGAAGAACTATCCTCTTGGTAAAGTCCCTGGACAGTCAGATGACCCATCATCCCTCATGGTAGAAAACTACTCAACAATGACTGTCTTTGACCAGCCAGTGGAGATGGAGAGCAACACAACATACAGCGTCCCAGGAGTCTCTGCTCCAGTGAGAACAGCTGATGGCCTTCTTTGGAACCACAGTGATGTTAACAAGCTGAAATCTGGACTACAACTTTTTTGA
- the haus7 gene encoding HAUS augmin-like complex subunit 7, producing MAGALTDRQFVRVVYDALQAASCPLVEGLYLQEADSMLQLLCTPSQHRTDILAWICGSINPNFATSKAMSMRSKDPDAFTKEMAVLGQELMLCRAGDLDLIRGDVSPHRQLQFLEQLLTLVPGCSKSAGHRTNEEMILNELCADENLPHLTQMLEPTFDPWPGHIKYMASRKGTKSSSKPSKEAADVTALLQSTQSVLEQLQSECEFLNNEAQSPGVFSPSSLRVAACDLQQLMATFSHVYETDLRAYCSRDPPSFSTETDIFQRVHQLLLTCNTELEMLNEVSEASASMNEEVNRLQTQPRYWRRGEKHTLTDQLEELSRRSREFLSLLHS from the exons ATGGCGGGCGctttgacagacagacaatttGTGAGAGTTGTTTATGATGCATTGCAG gCTGCGTCTTGTCCCTTGGTGGAGGGTTTGTACCTGCAGGAAGCAGACAgcatgctgcagctgctgtgtacTCCCTCACAGCACCGCACAGACATACTGGCATGGATCTGCGGCAG TATCAACCCAAATTTTGCCACTTCTAAGGCGATGTCAATGAGATCCAAAGACCCAGATGCTTTCACTAAAG AAATGGCTGTGCTTGGGCAGGAGCTGATGCTGTGTAGAGCAGGTGACCTCGACCTGATCAGG GGTGACGTGAGTCCTCACAGGCAACTTCAGTTCCTGGAGCAGCTTTTAACTCTAGTCCCAGGCTGCAGTAAGTCTGCTGGGCACAGAACGAATGAGGAGATGATACTGAATGAACTCTGCGCTGATGAGAATCTGCCTCACCTCACACAAATGCTTGAACCCACGTTCGACCCCTGGCCTGGACACATCAagtatat GGCTTCACGCAAAGGCACTAAGTCATCTTCTAAACCAAGTAAAGAGGCTGCTGATGTTACTGCCCTTCTACAGTCAACTCAGTCAGTACTGGAGCAACTACAGTCAGAG TGTGAATTTCTGAACAATGAGGCGCAGAGTCCTGGTGTCTTTTCTCCAAGCTCATTGCGCGTGGCGGCGTGTGACCTTCAGCAGCTGATGGCTACTTTCAGCCATGTTTACGAAACAGACTTGAGAGCTTACTGCAGCAGAGACCCCCCCAGCTTCAGCACAGAGACCGACATCTTCCAGAGAGTACACCAACTACTGCTGACCTGCAACACG GAGCTGGAAATGCTAAATGAAGTATCAGAAGCTTCTGCGTCCATGAATGAGGAAGTGAACCGGCTTCAAACGCAGCCACGCTattggagaagaggagagaagcacACATTAA ctgaCCAACTGGAAGAACTCTCCCGGCGAAGTAGAGAGTTTCTCTCGCTGCTACATTCCTGA
- the mrpl49 gene encoding mitochondrial ribosomal protein L49, producing the protein CYRKFVTTSGSLASRLLHNMAACFTVHRSTVLRRALRGALSLHGRTPGPPAGVRFVCSAAAEEKKTTILESTEEYKFVERLIPSTRVPTPPKHAGPTPSGWTPPADSPPPLPYMIRRSRMHNIPVYTDQTHGSRRTTLVRKVEGDIWALEKDVKQYLKEVTGRELPTQVNEVTMTLKIKGHYDKELKEWLTSKGF; encoded by the coding sequence TGCTACCGGAAATTCGTGACTACTTCCGGGTCACTTGCTTCCAGACTTCTACACAACATGGCGGCCTGCTTCACTGTTCACCGCTCCACCGTGCTCCGAAGGGCGCTGCGAGGAGCCCTCAGCCTCCACGGCCGGACACCGGGACCTCCTGCCGGGGTCAGGTTCGTTTGTAGCGctgctgcagaagaaaaaaagacgaCGATATTGGAGTCCACGGAGGAATACAAGTTCGTAGAGCGGCTCATCCCGTCGACACGGGTCCCCACTCCGCCTAAACACGCTGGTCCTACCCCGTCTGGCTGGACCCCTCCGGCAGATTCACCGCCGCCTCTGCCGTACATGATCCGCCGCTCCCGCATGCACAACATCCCAGTTTACACCGACCAGACCCACGGCAGCCGCAGGACAACGCTCGTACGGAAAGTGGAGGGGGACATTTGGGCTCTGGAGAAGGACGTGAAGCAGTATCTGAAGGAGGTGACTGGGAGAGAGCTGCCCACACAGGTCaatgaggtcaccatgacccTGAAGATCAAAGGTCACTATGATAAGGAGCTGAAAGAATGGTTGACCAGCAAAGGTTTCTGA
- the si:dkey-93l1.9 gene encoding ninjurin-1 gives MDRLNGQDVPLDKLSDIEALKTPSGKLIRPININHYATKKSAAQSMLDVALLMANSSQMKTVLYVGPQYRFYIPLIVLLSLSIALQVIVGLLLVFIVKYDLNDKRKHAKLNMMNNAATVFVFFTVLINIFITALGFEGHAVRSAAQVVAIQEPKLLPLPLDVNMTGVL, from the exons atggacagactgaaCGGACAGGACGTACCTCTGGATAAACTTAGTGATATAGAG GCACTCAAAACCCCCTCTGGAAAATTGATTCGCCCCATCAACATAAATCACTATGCCACTAAAAAGAGTGCGGCCCAGAGCATGCTGGACGTCGCCTTGCTGATGGCCAACTCGTCCCAGATGAAGACCGTTCTCTACGTGGGGCCTCAGTACCGTTTCTACATCCCCCTCATAGTCCTGCTGTCTCTGTCCATTGCGTTACAGGTCATAGTGGGGCTGCTGCTCGTCTTTATTG TGAAGTACGATCTGAACGACAAAAGGAAACATGCCAAGTTGAACATGATGAACAACGCAGCAactgtctttgtcttcttcacAGTCCTCATCAACATCTTCATCACAGCGCTTGGCTTTGAGGGCCACGCAGTCAG GTCAGCAGCACAGGTGGTGGCAATCCAAGAACCTAAGCTCCTACCTCTGCCCCTGGACGTTAACATGACTGGTGTCCTATAG
- the emd gene encoding emerin (Emery-Dreifuss muscular dystrophy), producing the protein MSLSEKSVEEISELLDEYGIKHGPIVDSTRKLYEKKLEKAMENAPVNTSSDKTYYREEEEEVTYITYHSPVRHEGYADMLKRRGNAESDEDDESDQDTEPPIQMTNRAANHSTVRSKEPVRKSGGSMWKGIRMLLLLAVLAAVVYYAYCHVINNEENYFGVQ; encoded by the exons ATGTCTTTGAGTGAGAAAAGTGTGGAGGAGATCAGTGAGTTGCTTGATGAGTATGGCATCAAACATGGACCCATAGTag ACTCCACTCGAAAGCTGTATGAGAAGAAGCTTGAGAAGGCCATGGAGAACGCTCCGGTGAACACCTCCTCTGACAAGACCTACTACAGAGAGGAAG agGAGGAGGTTACCTACATCACATACCACAGTCCG GTTAGACATGAGGGTTACGCAGACAT GCTGAAACGAAGAGGCAACGCAGAGTCAGATGAGGATGACGAATCAGACCAAGATACAGA GCCCCCCATCCAGATGACGAACagagcagccaatcacagcacagtGCGATCTAAGGAGCCGGTCAGAAAGTCTGGGGGCAGCATGTGGAAGGGGATtcggatgctgctgctgttagctGTGTTAGCAGCTGTCGTCTACTACGCCTACTGTCACGTGATAAACAATGAAGAAAATTATTTTGGGGTTCAGTGA